Within Channa argus isolate prfri chromosome 4, Channa argus male v1.0, whole genome shotgun sequence, the genomic segment CCTGTTCCAACAGCACAGTAACGCTCAGTGCTACAGCTAAGGCTAAGAATCGCCTGCTTGCGTgattcctttctctctttctttttttttttgcatcagtgCAGGTTGGATTACGGACAtaatgtcttttgtttcttctctgcTATAGAACTGACTATGTTCTCAGCGATGCATGTTTTGCCCCGAACTGATCTGGGAGTAAGTAAGATCAGCAAGGGCTGCTTAACAGTAGCCCTTGTAAGGTGGTGTTTGTTGTAACACAGGAGGTCTGGAGGGAAACAGCTGGATTTACTGCCAGTACAGGATGTAGAGCAGCTGAATGGTGACAttgtatgtgcttgtgtgcgtgtctgtgtgtatttctgtgtaattCTAACTTCTATTCCATCGCTGCATCTTATTTGTTGAATCAGTTCAAACagctttttccatttcattcatATTCCAGCAAAGATTGATTAAGATGTTCCAGCACAATATATAAAGCAGCTTCTCCGTGTGTGGAAGTAGGACATCATCGGTCTCTTGGGGGTAGTGTTGTACCtctcctcctactcctcctGTCCTCCTCATTATGGTACCTCTGTGCCTCTTCTGCACACCCATACTTCCTGTGCCTTACAGCAGCCTCAGCAACCTTATAAGACTAAGGGAGGTTTGTGTATGtccacagttttatttttaactatcAAGTGCTAAAAGCGCTGTGCTTGCTGTTGTGTCTCACACTTCCAGATTAGTGTGCCAACTTGAGCCACCACTGAACTGAGCTCTTGTAGAAAAGAtgtctgtgctgtttgtttcctttatttaGGAAGGCTGTTAGTTAGCTCTTTCTGGGCTTTTGCTATGCTGATTGACTTCCCCTCTGCCTTTTCCTCTGTTCCTCCAGCAACACAGAGACCAAGAGAGACAGCTCGCCTCTTAAACATATCAACAAGTCAAACAGCTGCAGCCCAGCTCACCGCCCCTACCAGAAGCAAACGGACACTGGCGTGATTCAGGAGAAGCACTCTTCTGTGCCGACCTCACCACAGCAGGATGGCCACAAACCGGCAGCTAACGGGGTGCTAGTGCAGATGGAGCAGGACAAGGAGAAGGAGgtgaaggaggagaaggagcatGAAAGTGTGAGGATAGAGACTGTCGGCCTGGTAAATGGAGATGTGGTGGACCAACGTACTGAAGAGTGTGAAGATCATTCCCCTCTTGACACAGGCAGGACTGATTCAGAAGGCCACACTGAGAATGAGGACAATGGGAGTAAAACAGAAAGCATGCACAGGAAGGAAGATGGGAGCACAGACCATAAGGTATTTGCATatttctgctgcattttgttCCCCCTTGCACCCAAGTGATTTAGGCCTACATTTCTTGCATCGAGTATttacatgctgacacacacGACTTGTTGCTGTGGCTACAGTCTAATAAGCAACCTATCAAACAAACTGCAATTTACTTATATGCTGGGCTTTTGGCGCATGTTGGTAGAGttgttagtgctgccaccttacagctagaaggtccccagttcaaatccacctgctggctgcgGGGATTCTGTGTGTAGTTTGCTTGTTTTCCCcctgcttgcatgggtttcctccccCTGTCAGAGGACAtacatgttagattaattggtgactctgaatcAGCCATATGTGTaaaagtgagtgtgaatgtttgtctgtgtatgtctctctgtgctggccatgagatagactggttacttgtccagggtgtattTTGCCTCTCACCCAacgacagctgggacaggctccagcacCTTGAGACCCTTAAGAGGATAAGCACTTAAGATAATTGGTGGGTGGGCTttcagtttaatgttaaatCCTCTGAACTACAGTCCCGCTTCACTCTAACAGTGTGAGTTACAGTTACATAGAAACAAGTTTGTGtgttctgtgtcactgtgtctcGGGGGTGGGGGCAGTAGGGGGTAGAACAGATGTTGAGTGCTCGGGCAGCTGAATTCATGCCTCAGCAACCTCTCCCATGGGGGCCTGTAGTGTTATAGTGTCAACTATAAATGCCTCAGGTTAAGTTCAAGCCGTGCAGTCTCAATATTATCAGAGACGGAGAGATGCAATATGAGCACTACCAAACTAATTCTCTGTAACATCAACTGATACGAAGTGAAATATTTACTTGAACAAGGTTTGTCAATTTAAAACTTGATTCTGAACTTCATTGTGGATTTTCTCCATCTAATCAAGGCATTCAGAGTTAACATAGGTCTGTCAGGTCAtgtcaggtcctgacattgtcaggagtttccctttcagacgtGTGAGATTCTCACAACTGAGAAggcccactcactcatggtgaattgTCTGGAGTATTAAATCCTTTATTCACAAACGAGCTCGGTTGGAGATAATTCAGACTTTGCACTAGGAGATTGGCTGGGTAAAATCCAAGTGATATCAAGGGCAACAGACTTGGGCATTTGCGTTCAAAGCagctatatttattattattttgatagCAATGTGACTCTAAAAAAGGTTATAGTAATGAAACTGAGAGTTATCTCATCACTCAGCAGGATGTTGAATTTCAGCTTAATATAGCTCATCATATTGGAGTTTTTAGCAGCTAAAGGAAAGGCATccttatttatatagcacataTCAAAGACAGAGGTGATGTGAAGTGCCTTACTCAGAACTGTATGTTTCGCTAATGAATAAGTAGTAGACAAAAAAATGGAGCAAAAAGTACGTAAAGTGTCAAAACATGATTTCAGATTAATAATATCTGCTAGTCATATAAATAAGTCAATGTTTGTTTATTCATAAATCTATTCTTCTTtatcagttcagcattttaagcGGGAAAAGGGAAATACAACATATAAgtgaaaaacatgaacatgacacCCTCTGAGAAGTTTCACTCTTTGGTGGAACTGCTAACAACTTATAGAGATCTGAAACCTGTGATGGGgatgcaaagaaacaaagactGGGAACCCTGGTTTAATCTTTAACAATGCACTGGATTTTTCAAAGCTTGTCtcaagtttttttcattttagaaaatgtgtaacCAAATCTGTCAGAAGTAGCATTTGGAATGAACTGGAGATATCCGGAAAGTACCAGATAACAAATCCAgtattattgttttcttttttccactggACTTTTGTTCTGTGCATATTAACCTATAGCACTCAAATTCTCCACTGACCAGTGTTTCATGgagaaaacataataaaatgcattcttcattttgtaaaacataGTATATTCTGAAAAGGCGTTTGCAATTTCACgaaaattattttactgaaaCTCACTAAAAACCGTAGCAGGTATATTGACAAATGAATTATGTGGAAATGTGAGGCCATAAGTGCTTTACAGGAATATACTGCTTCCTCGTATTTATGTATAGTGGGgtggggatgggggtggggtggCGGCATGTCAAGACAGACAGACTAGTAAAGCTATCGTCTGTAGAGGAAATACTTTCTTCTCATGAGGTCTAATGCATgttaaatacagtacaatatcaATCATCTTGTACTAAATCTGCAGCAATTGTAATTGTTCTTGTATATGAGAGGAACAATGTTTAAATGCTACAGAGATGATTATGTTATGAATTTACCTACATATAAGTCAAATACTTCGAATGAGGTGGCTAAACTCATGAAACGCAGTCATTGTATCCGTTTgttgctgtttaaaaatgatctgaatgatttgaaataaaactacGCAAACAATCAGTCAAACTAgaccaagaaaagaaaaacaagaaatacacCGACATTATTACTCTGTCTAATATTTAAGGCTAAAACATCtctgcattattattaatattttaggtATCTGTTCACCCCACTTGCcaaacatgtttgtgtcactTAATATTTAGACTTAAATCATTTACGTTTATTTGGTGTCTGTAAAACTAGATTATAGGCAGTCTACAATACTCTTGTATGTGAACTATCTGTAATATAAGCTGATGTTCTGAGAATCAAACTTCATAGTGAACGCTCcaatcaaatgaaaacatttcacataACCTGAAGCAATCAGCTGATAGATCAGATAAGAGCCAAGCATTTCCCATCATGCCCTGAGGTGGTATTCTCTGTAGATAGGAAGTGCCGTGCCTGGCACCAAAAAATTGCAACTGCCTTGATCTCACAGTGGCACCTGTGGGACAACATATGAACGTATGTATGTGTGACATCAGAGCAAGTTGGGATCACGttggacagaaaacaaagcagaagcaCTGTGTGCTGATCACCGGTATCCAGATCTGCGCAGAACAGGCTCCTCTCAAATGAACCTATTTTCATGTCTTTGCCTTGATTTGGTATCATTTCCCTTTTTCCCatattttcatttcctgttcTGAGAGCCCCCTGCCACGCCGCAGTCCAGCCCACCATCAGCTCAGTGTTAATGACGCGCACACCAGTGCTACATGCCACtgcagcagcaaaacagcatCTAACACAAGACTGAACTCAAACAGGAGACAAGTCACTGAGCCATTGAATTTAAATCAATACAATAAATGCATCACCTGTGTTAGTCACACTGTGATTGCTATTTGAATCCTAACATGAAACttggaaaaaacagaaacttgCAGGCAGGATGAGACGCTTTACTTACACATGACAGTGATATGgaaataaatgcatgtgtaAATTCAATGAGTTGAATCAGATTTTTATGTTGTTACCATGTTATGATGTTATCATGACtgacttacttacttacttatttaATTTCCTTCTCTTCAGGAGACAAATGAGCAAAAGCTTTTTAAGATCGCCAGTGAGCTCTTGCAGACAGAGAAGGCCTACGTGGCAAGACTGAACCTTCTGGACGAGGTGAGGAACTCTGAAAGATGAAAGTTCTGGTTCACTATATTCTCTATTTTGACCACATTACCTACAGTAGAGAAACATTGTTGTTAGAATGACAAGGAAGGTTAACTTgacttttgcatttttattgtctTAGTATCAATTTCATGTTGTATGTGGGTCTGCAGGTATTCTGTGCTACACTAATGGAGGAAGCAAATAAGGGCACTTTCCCTGTGGACGTAGTGAAGAacatcttctcaaacatcacctCCATCCACGCCTTTCACAGCCAGTTTCTACTTCCAGATCTGGAGAAACGCATGGGACAATGGTGAAATTTAGtccaaaaatttaaaaaaatgtgtttgaaatcaAAACTACTCTATAATAAATCGTCCTCATGTGGAGGCTTAAAGTTACTAGTGttatcaaaacaacaaactcaAAACCATCCACAAATCCACCAGTAAGGAATTCACGATTCCTGTCTCCTCCCTGCAGGGCATCCATGCCTCGCATCGGGGACATCCTGCAGAAACTCACACCCTTCCTCAAGATGTACGCTGAGTATGTGAAAAATTTTGACCATGCCATGGAGCTGCTGAAACAATGGACTGAGCGGTCACCTCAGTTCAAGGCTATCATTCTGGAGATACAGGTGTGTTCTGTGTGAAGCACTGTGTGAAGAGTTTAATCTAAAATACCGTACTTTTATCTTAGGAAGAGGTTTGAGTCGCTGCAAGGAAACGACGAATGTAAAAAGCAACATTCTgtcaatatataaaataaacggataaacatatttaacatacgCTGCAATACATAGAAAGGCTGAATTCAAGCTTTGTGGTTATTTCTGGGCAGAGTCAAGAGGCCTGTGGCTGTCTAACGCTTCAGCATCACATGTTGGAGCCTGTGCAGAGAGTCCCACGATATGAAATGCTGCTTAAAGACTATCTGAAGAAGCTGCCTCAGGATGACCCTGACCGGCGAGATTCAGAAAGTAATGAATAGTAACGTTTTTTCGGGGGGGTCAGTGTCAATAATGGGGGTTATAGCAAATGTTAATGTGATCTACTTGTTGTTTTTCCCCAGAATCATTAGAAATTATCGCCACAGCAGCTACTCATTCAAATTCCGCTATACGAAAATCTGTAAGTACACATTTTAAACCATGTTCTTCAGACTTTACATCTGTCTGACGCATTAACATTGGAATAAAAATCAATTCCCACTTTTAGGAGAATCTCAAGAAACTGATGGAAATATATGAGATGCTGGGGGAGGAAGAGGACATTGTCCATCCCTCTAATGAGTTCATTAAAGAGGGCCACATCCTGAAACTGGCAGCCAGGAACACCGCAGCCATGGAGAGATACCTTTTACTGGTGAGAGAATCGTTCCAGCACTAAAACATTTCCTCGTATAATGAAGGACACTGCAGGGAAATATGCTGAGGCTAGACTTTGTCTGCACAACTCAATTGAAACAAGTGAATCATTTCATGCCCTGCCCACCTTTGCGTAAGGACCCACAGGGGGCACATGAAGAGAACTCTAAATTACTGAGATTGTCAAATGATGTGATTATGTTTTGGCTGTTTCTTATTAGCTCCAGACCGAATGTCTCCCTTCTGTGTAGTTCAGGTTACGTGCAATGTTTAGGATTGGCCCCGTTGGTGAAAACCAAAGGGAAAAAACGCCAAAAACTAGAATATCTCTGATTCATATTCTTACATGCTCTGCTACAAatactaaaatgtgtttaatctttcttttttgccaGTTCAACAACATGCTGTTGTACTGTGTGCCCAAATTCAGCCTGGGAGGGCCTAAGTACACGGTGAGGACACGTATAGGCATAGACGGCATGAAAGTCCTGGAATCAAGCAATGAGGACTACCCTCATACCTTCCAGGTGTCAGGGAAGGAGAGGACACTGGAGTTACAGGCCAGGTATGCACATTACACAACAAAATGAGAGAGTGatcttaaaaagtatttataatCTTTATAATTATAATCTATAATCTTtttataaaatttataaaaagttTATTATCTGTAAAGTCTTATTGCAAAATCTGTCCCATAGCTATGTATATAATTGTATGTCATTTGTACCCCATACAGTATAATTTCAAAGACCACCTAAATGATCACACCCATGGTCAGAATCTCTAAATAAACTGTCACTACTTTTAACTGCTATGTTGGTATAACTTGGTGTTATGAGAATTTTTACACAAGTTCTACTTGAGACTGATTTTATTGCTcactcagttttgtttttcttcctcagctCAGAGCAAGACAAGGCAGACTGGATTAAGGTACATAGTGAGattttcataattattttttttttccccccttggTTACATGTGGTTGAAGAATGAAGTTGATGAGGTTGTTGTTTTGATCTTTCAGGCTTTCCAGGAGACCATTGAGATCTTCCAGCATAAAAACGAGTCATTCAAGAATGCATTAAAAGATGTGGAGGAAGTGTCGGTCAGTGTGGCAAcacaatttgaattttaaaatgttgacgCCTTTCTCTTGCTGTCGTTCTGAATATGCTGTTGTTTCCGTGCAGAAAGCAGAGCTGGGAAAGCGAGCCCCTCGTTGGATCCGCGACAATGAAGTCACAATGTGTATGAAGTGTAAAGAGCCTTTCAATGCTTTGACTCGGCGAAGACACCACTGCAGAGCCTGCGGCTATGTAAGTGAACTTGATGTTAGGCATGTAGTGTGTACAGTAGGTGGAGGAGAGAGCACTGCACTGACTACAACTGTAAACATGACAAACAGTTttacacattcagacacactgCCCACTCACTGACCATGAGATGGTTTTCTACCAAAGCGGTGTTGTTTAACTGTCTTTTCAAAATACTACAGTTACTTTTGGCATGTGGCGTCTCAGTCAGCGGTGTGGTAATCAGGTGGCTGCGAGGTTTTTATATGTTACTTGTAGTTTCCAATCCTGGTGTGCTGATAAGGCTGTAAGTTGCACTCTAATATTAGCATTAGGTGGGGTGTTCTTATTTTGCTCAGATCAGTGACATTTATTGCATCTCTCCCCCAACGGTGAAAATGGATACTgatgactgaatgaatgaatactaAGTACTTCCCCTTAAATCTGCACCTAAATAGATGCAAGTGATGtcagtgcatgttttttttagattttataaaatacagatacTGCCTTCACCACTAAGTGTGAGTGACAAAGTTCTTCGATTTATTCTTCCAACAGGTGGTGTGCTGGAAATGTTCAGACTATAAGACACACCTTGAATATGACAACTACAAGATGAATAAAGTCTGCAAAGACTGTTTCTCCACCCTGATTGGAGAAACAGTAACTGAGGGCAAGAAGAAGGGCATCTTGGAGGTGATTAGGATctttaagagagagagagagataaaaatgtacacacaccaGATATGGTTTTGTTATTGTactgatttgtgtttgtcttccaTCTGCAGATTGAGGCAGCTCAGTTCACAGGCAGCAGCATCATATGTAGCTTTCTGCAGTACTGTGAAAAGAATAAACCCTGGCAGAAGGTGTGGTGTGTCATCCCTGAGAAGGAGTCCGTGGTGCTCTACCTCTATGGAGCTCCACAGGTAAACACCAAAAAGGGCTAAGCAGAACTTGGATATTGTATGTTCATTTAACTGGCATTTTTACAAAGGTGACCTTCTCTTCTCTGTGGCCTTCCTTCCAGGATGTGAAGGCTCAGTGTACCATCCCTCTGCTTGGTTATTCTGTGGATGACACCACTCGGCCCACAGACCCTCCAGCCAGCTTCCGCCTCTCCCAGTCTAAGTCCATCCACAACTTTGCTGCTGAAAGTGAGGAACTAAAGAAGCGCTGGCTGAAAGTCATTCGAGTGGCGGTGACAGGAGAGGTGCCAGAATGTCCCCAGACCAACGGGAGCAATGCAAATGTGACGGACAACAATAACACACAAGAAATGGGGACTGATTGCACATAAGAGCTTGTAATCAGATGGCCTGTGAAGAAATGTATGTCACAAGCATACAGAACAGAAACTTTATCATTGCTGTCCTTTACTTGGAATCTTTAAGACagaaatggggggaaaaatcAGTGCTGGATTAGCTGCCTTTTCTTGTCATTGTTGCCCAGTTGTCTCCCGGATTTTCTCATACCACCACAGGAGAACTTTGGCTTCATTGCTAGAGCCATGCTGGATTTCTAAGGACATGTTCGGAGCAGTCAACACTAGAGCACAAGGGCCACTCAGGACTGATGAGCTTTTTAAACAGGCACTATTAAGGACAGTGCAAATTCAGTCTTTATGGACCTCTGTCAGTTCCTCTTGAGCCAGTGGATTATTCAGTATGTACACATCGCATTGTAAACGATGTGAGGACATTTGGTGTGTACACgtacagtataaatgttttttttcttttcacaaagaaactgttgtttttaaatgtacagaaatcagccccattttttttctataacatataaaaacatctaaatataattttaagttGGCTTTTCTTCATTTGAAAAGATGATTAATtgataatctttttttcttcctctctcatcCCTTCgtgaaaatgtctgaaatgtgtAAACAAACTTTCAATGCACGTTTTCTAATGTGTTAACGTTGCAATTCGATGCACCTGCCCTGTAGTTTTCCCAGGTAAATGCACAGACGACTGACCATCCAAAAATGGTCACAATGGACGCAAGGGTAGGATATAATcttctatgtgtgtgttattttgtatttacaaaaGCATTGCATATTAAGATACAGTAATTTCATTCAGAAATATAATTGATTAGCCTCTTCAGTTTCCAAATACCGCAGCATTAATATCTGTTTATGGCTAATCAATCCAATCGCTGACAAAGGAACATGCTTGGTTACATTAATGTAGTATTTCTTTTATAAATCCAATACTACAGTAGGTTGACCCTGCTCATAGCAGCCAGAGGTTAATAATAAACACGTATAAGTGGTGGTCTTTATTTTAGActtgtttttgagtgtgttaaaacttaaagatgttttttttttcatatcaaaACAAACTAGCAGAACTTAATGTTTAACACttagtacatttaaatgtactaaGTGCTGGATCATACAATTCTCATAATGCAACTCAGTTGTTCCTTTTATTAGACCACCCTGCTTGTTATACCTATTTTATATTCTAAACTCCTCAACTTCAATCCTAATCTCAAGCCTAACTCAAGATAACACTGATAGAAGAAAAAACCCCACAGAAGAAATTTTAGTATAATCATACAGTTGCGTTACTGTGTTTGGCAataatttccaaaaacaattgtaaaagtAGTGTATTGACCCTATAAAGGTATGGTTACCTCGGTAGAAGCAGTATAGGAAGGTGATCATCTTCAGTTTGtatgtttggtgtgttttttcaaATCTGGCCCCAGACATTGTGGATTTACATATAGCATCATAAATAATGGATGATGGCACtaatttggtgtttttaatgttgtggccaaaGTGGTCAGAACGGGCACCGTGCTGATCAAACACGGTCGGCATTGAATATGCTGACCACTGTTCCCcaatttaaaaccaccaggtttTGATCAGTGCGTATGCAAAAGCGACAATAAGTGGTTGTCTAACTACAGGGCAGTCATAGATCATAGTTCGTGTGAAAAGAGATGAGCAGGGATCCATATTATATTTGTaggaaagttttctttttagatgCAAATGCAGCACAATCGCATATTCAGCAAGCTGGTGATAATGatgtgtaaatttgtttttatagctgtaattaattttattatttaaaagtaatttatagAGAATCACAAGCATGATCTGTTAAAAAGTAGCACAAATTTCTTTCCCTATTGTCCGCTAAGAAGTGCAGTGAGCAGAACTTATTTTTTGAGATATTTTTTCCACTAACTCATCAAACATGTCACCTCGGGGTCTTCAGTGTGACAGTGACCAGTTACACCGCTGAAcagactgtatgtgtgtgtgtgtgtttgtgtgcatttgagGGGAATGTGCCTATATTTTTCAATGTGTTCTTTCACATGGTCCCATTTGAGACTGTTCCCTGTGCTCTTTGCTGGTGCTTAACTGAGTGTCACCTGTTTGGACCCTCTCCCCTCttcagtatttaaataaaaataatcaagaGCACAAAATCTGTCTATAAGATCTGAATGTATATCCAGATATTTATGTGTCCTCCCCTTCTCAAAGGTTGGAGGAGCTACGCACTTTAGTCTTATAAAGTGTATcttcaaagaaaataaagcacGATTAAATATTATGTGCTTCAAGCCTGTTTGTAATCCTGTTTTAGTGATAGTTTGGCTTATTGTCTAGTTAAGCTTGTCAGTGTCGCCTAACACTTCTTGTCTCTTTGCTTATGAAAGTAACATGACAAACACCTTGTTTTGGTTCCTTGTTTTGCTTCTTGTGATAAGATTTTCACAATGAGTCACTCAAGacagacacataaaaataaaattggcGAAGGCTGTAGTTGCTGTTTGTGAGAAGTTGTCAACCTTCTGCAGGAAAGCCCTTAAATCTTGTGACATCAAATAGTAATAAAGTACCTTTTTATATGTCAATGGAGAACAAAGAATTATTGTAGTCCAGATGTTCTGGTGTGTGTTGTCAATGAATTACACAAGAATTagagatttagaaaatgtttatttttactaaagaaattttaaaaagcaaacaaaagaatattaaattgtacagaaggaaaaaaatggtgTTCTACAAGCCTCCCATGCTTCTGGGAAATGCTCCTTGCAGACTTTTAGTCAATCATAATTGGGACTGGTAACACAGAATTCATCAATGGTATAAACATCCAACGATAACCAGGAGACGAGTCGGAACAACTGAATAATTGAAGTCCTTGGTAGTTTTCTGCAGTTGCTAATAACTGTGCTGAGCAGAAGTTTTAATTCAATAAGAAACTGAGATTTAGGGCCTAGGCCAGTCTTTGTATGTGTCTG encodes:
- the fgd4a gene encoding FYVE, RhoGEF and PH domain-containing protein 4a isoform X5 → MKRRRKYWFWSQKERKDKAVCFQSKNADEEACVAVKIEQSRALGSSPACERSDRPSVEACLKRAGGGTTDKKRGGLNGRGSGNRAWLQCKPQVPPKPPHLQSPVTELSSPLGRIQRPPLSLGMEEEGGRGGAGGGGRGAVNREKQRDKHSKVSDLISRFEENSNTETKRDSSPLKHINKSNSCSPAHRPYQKQTDTGVIQEKHSSVPTSPQQDGHKPAANGVLVQMEQDKEKEVKEEKEHESVRIETVGLVNGDVVDQRTEECEDHSPLDTGRTDSEGHTENEDNGSKTESMHRKEDGSTDHKETNEQKLFKIASELLQTEKAYVARLNLLDEVFCATLMEEANKGTFPVDVVKNIFSNITSIHAFHSQFLLPDLEKRMGQWASMPRIGDILQKLTPFLKMYAEYVKNFDHAMELLKQWTERSPQFKAIILEIQSQEACGCLTLQHHMLEPVQRVPRYEMLLKDYLKKLPQDDPDRRDSEKSLEIIATAATHSNSAIRKSENLKKLMEIYEMLGEEEDIVHPSNEFIKEGHILKLAARNTAAMERYLLLFNNMLLYCVPKFSLGGPKYTVRTRIGIDGMKVLESSNEDYPHTFQVSGKERTLELQASSEQDKADWIKAFQETIEIFQHKNESFKNALKDVEEVSKAELGKRAPRWIRDNEVTMCMKCKEPFNALTRRRHHCRACGYVVCWKCSDYKTHLEYDNYKMNKVCKDCFSTLIGETVTEGKKKGILEIEAAQFTGSSIICSFLQYCEKNKPWQKVWCVIPEKESVVLYLYGAPQDVKAQCTIPLLGYSVDDTTRPTDPPASFRLSQSKSIHNFAAESEELKKRWLKVIRVAVTGEVPECPQTNGSNANVTDNNNTQEMGTDCT
- the fgd4a gene encoding FYVE, RhoGEF and PH domain-containing protein 4a isoform X1; translated protein: MLERPVPHNNMGSFNRVAIRRKGASQECWEAEEERKDKAVCFQSKNADEEACVAVKIEQSRALGSSPACERSDRPSVEACLKRAGGGTTDKKRGGLNGRGSGNRAWLQCKPQVPPKPPHLQSPVTELSSPLGRIQRPPLSLGMEEEGGRGGAGGGGRGAVNREKQRDKHSKVSDLISRFEENSNTETKRDSSPLKHINKSNSCSPAHRPYQKQTDTGVIQEKHSSVPTSPQQDGHKPAANGVLVQMEQDKEKEVKEEKEHESVRIETVGLVNGDVVDQRTEECEDHSPLDTGRTDSEGHTENEDNGSKTESMHRKEDGSTDHKETNEQKLFKIASELLQTEKAYVARLNLLDEVFCATLMEEANKGTFPVDVVKNIFSNITSIHAFHSQFLLPDLEKRMGQWASMPRIGDILQKLTPFLKMYAEYVKNFDHAMELLKQWTERSPQFKAIILEIQSQEACGCLTLQHHMLEPVQRVPRYEMLLKDYLKKLPQDDPDRRDSEKSLEIIATAATHSNSAIRKSENLKKLMEIYEMLGEEEDIVHPSNEFIKEGHILKLAARNTAAMERYLLLFNNMLLYCVPKFSLGGPKYTVRTRIGIDGMKVLESSNEDYPHTFQVSGKERTLELQASSEQDKADWIKAFQETIEIFQHKNESFKNALKDVEEVSKAELGKRAPRWIRDNEVTMCMKCKEPFNALTRRRHHCRACGYVVCWKCSDYKTHLEYDNYKMNKVCKDCFSTLIGETVTEGKKKGILEIEAAQFTGSSIICSFLQYCEKNKPWQKVWCVIPEKESVVLYLYGAPQDVKAQCTIPLLGYSVDDTTRPTDPPASFRLSQSKSIHNFAAESEELKKRWLKVIRVAVTGEVPECPQTNGSNANVTDNNNTQEMGTDCT
- the fgd4a gene encoding FYVE, RhoGEF and PH domain-containing protein 4a isoform X2, with product MFLPRTTCRLTHSMDCLAAGYWRSPLKGVASERKDKAVCFQSKNADEEACVAVKIEQSRALGSSPACERSDRPSVEACLKRAGGGTTDKKRGGLNGRGSGNRAWLQCKPQVPPKPPHLQSPVTELSSPLGRIQRPPLSLGMEEEGGRGGAGGGGRGAVNREKQRDKHSKVSDLISRFEENSNTETKRDSSPLKHINKSNSCSPAHRPYQKQTDTGVIQEKHSSVPTSPQQDGHKPAANGVLVQMEQDKEKEVKEEKEHESVRIETVGLVNGDVVDQRTEECEDHSPLDTGRTDSEGHTENEDNGSKTESMHRKEDGSTDHKETNEQKLFKIASELLQTEKAYVARLNLLDEVFCATLMEEANKGTFPVDVVKNIFSNITSIHAFHSQFLLPDLEKRMGQWASMPRIGDILQKLTPFLKMYAEYVKNFDHAMELLKQWTERSPQFKAIILEIQSQEACGCLTLQHHMLEPVQRVPRYEMLLKDYLKKLPQDDPDRRDSEKSLEIIATAATHSNSAIRKSENLKKLMEIYEMLGEEEDIVHPSNEFIKEGHILKLAARNTAAMERYLLLFNNMLLYCVPKFSLGGPKYTVRTRIGIDGMKVLESSNEDYPHTFQVSGKERTLELQASSEQDKADWIKAFQETIEIFQHKNESFKNALKDVEEVSKAELGKRAPRWIRDNEVTMCMKCKEPFNALTRRRHHCRACGYVVCWKCSDYKTHLEYDNYKMNKVCKDCFSTLIGETVTEGKKKGILEIEAAQFTGSSIICSFLQYCEKNKPWQKVWCVIPEKESVVLYLYGAPQDVKAQCTIPLLGYSVDDTTRPTDPPASFRLSQSKSIHNFAAESEELKKRWLKVIRVAVTGEVPECPQTNGSNANVTDNNNTQEMGTDCT
- the fgd4a gene encoding FYVE, RhoGEF and PH domain-containing protein 4a isoform X8; translated protein: MKGDLYRPGKTQLLIQLLDSTLCCEMKPRRMSNTETKRDSSPLKHINKSNSCSPAHRPYQKQTDTGVIQEKHSSVPTSPQQDGHKPAANGVLVQMEQDKEKEVKEEKEHESVRIETVGLVNGDVVDQRTEECEDHSPLDTGRTDSEGHTENEDNGSKTESMHRKEDGSTDHKETNEQKLFKIASELLQTEKAYVARLNLLDEVFCATLMEEANKGTFPVDVVKNIFSNITSIHAFHSQFLLPDLEKRMGQWASMPRIGDILQKLTPFLKMYAEYVKNFDHAMELLKQWTERSPQFKAIILEIQSQEACGCLTLQHHMLEPVQRVPRYEMLLKDYLKKLPQDDPDRRDSEKSLEIIATAATHSNSAIRKSENLKKLMEIYEMLGEEEDIVHPSNEFIKEGHILKLAARNTAAMERYLLLFNNMLLYCVPKFSLGGPKYTVRTRIGIDGMKVLESSNEDYPHTFQVSGKERTLELQASSEQDKADWIKAFQETIEIFQHKNESFKNALKDVEEVSKAELGKRAPRWIRDNEVTMCMKCKEPFNALTRRRHHCRACGYVVCWKCSDYKTHLEYDNYKMNKVCKDCFSTLIGETVTEGKKKGILEIEAAQFTGSSIICSFLQYCEKNKPWQKVWCVIPEKESVVLYLYGAPQDVKAQCTIPLLGYSVDDTTRPTDPPASFRLSQSKSIHNFAAESEELKKRWLKVIRVAVTGEVPECPQTNGSNANVTDNNNTQEMGTDCT